In Geminocystis sp. NIES-3709, a single genomic region encodes these proteins:
- a CDS encoding ferredoxin-thioredoxin reductase catalytic domain-containing protein, with protein MTQVSNHKTLEAMKNFAEQYAKRTDTYFCIDPSVTAVVIQGLARHKEELGSPLCPCRHYEDKEAEVKNTFWNCPCVPMRERKECHCMLFITPDNEFAGDKQEITWEDLQSVKY; from the coding sequence ATGACTCAAGTCAGCAACCATAAAACCTTAGAAGCAATGAAGAATTTTGCGGAACAATATGCTAAACGTACAGATACTTACTTTTGTATAGATCCTTCTGTTACTGCCGTAGTTATTCAGGGTTTAGCTCGTCATAAAGAAGAATTGGGATCACCTCTTTGTCCTTGTCGTCACTACGAAGATAAAGAAGCAGAGGTGAAAAACACTTTTTGGAATTGTCCTTGTGTACCAATGAGAGAGAGAAAAGAATGTCACTGTATGTTATTCATCACTCCGGATAATGAATTTGCCGGTGACAAACAAGAAATCACATGGGAAGACTTACAATCTGTTAAGTATTAG
- a CDS encoding TM0106 family RecB-like putative nuclease produces MLLTDELLLHYKRCHRRAFFNIYGGDSQKQPEKDFILKLKQERESHSWKVLQNYNLSYQQPKLLVKDSEDSLQVASVTEDLMRQGVDCIYQGIVTYTHYRENQEEIVFQTSPTLLIKQKIPSIWGDWSYIPVNTHLGKKMKPEYRLISAFQGDILSVFQGIDLSQTHIILRYSYHPYYLNLNLWIPRCRELVREFISMVSEKKEPEVFISRQRCTFCQWYDGCYSKAKSQQHLSLIPGITPKRYDSLISEGINDLVSLSHADLSHLKKLFEKEIANNIYLQGKSLISHQPIFKNSTVLLIPTNTIELYFDIEAEPDRNLDYLLGVLLVNYQTKEKKYYKFLAESIEQEKDIWEKFLHFVSQYPNAPIFHYSNYEVETVKRLSYIYKTPHSDLQSLLNRLFDLHKLVINSLFLPVESYSLKSVANWLGFQWRDPKTGKIGSNYLNIGGDQCVFWYDQWLKTLDRTWLNYILIYNEDDCLGTYQLKKWLSKIINN; encoded by the coding sequence ATGTTGCTGACTGATGAATTGTTGCTTCATTACAAACGTTGTCATCGTCGCGCCTTTTTTAATATTTATGGTGGAGATAGTCAAAAACAACCCGAAAAAGATTTTATCTTAAAACTAAAACAAGAAAGAGAATCTCATAGTTGGAAAGTTTTACAAAACTACAACTTATCCTATCAGCAACCCAAACTCTTAGTAAAAGATAGTGAAGATAGTTTACAAGTCGCATCCGTTACAGAAGATTTAATGCGTCAAGGAGTTGACTGTATTTATCAAGGTATAGTTACTTATACCCATTATCGAGAAAATCAAGAAGAAATTGTTTTCCAGACATCTCCTACTTTATTAATTAAGCAAAAAATTCCCAGTATTTGGGGTGATTGGAGTTATATTCCTGTTAACACTCATTTAGGGAAAAAGATGAAACCTGAATATCGCTTAATTTCCGCATTTCAAGGAGATATTTTGAGTGTTTTTCAAGGTATTGATTTATCACAAACCCATATCATTTTACGCTATAGCTATCACCCTTATTATCTTAACCTTAATCTTTGGATTCCTCGTTGCCGAGAGTTAGTTAGAGAATTTATATCAATGGTATCGGAAAAAAAAGAACCAGAAGTGTTTATTTCTCGTCAACGTTGTACTTTTTGTCAATGGTATGATGGTTGTTACTCGAAAGCTAAATCTCAACAACATCTGTCTTTGATTCCGGGTATTACCCCTAAAAGATATGATTCTTTAATTAGTGAGGGAATTAATGATTTAGTTTCCCTTTCTCATGCTGATTTATCTCATTTAAAAAAACTTTTTGAAAAAGAAATTGCCAATAATATTTATCTACAAGGGAAGTCTTTGATTTCTCATCAACCTATTTTTAAAAATTCTACTGTTTTACTGATTCCCACTAATACTATTGAGTTATATTTTGACATAGAAGCGGAACCCGATCGAAATTTAGATTATTTATTGGGAGTTTTACTGGTTAATTATCAAACAAAAGAGAAAAAATATTACAAGTTTTTAGCTGAAAGTATTGAACAAGAAAAAGATATTTGGGAAAAATTTCTTCACTTTGTGAGTCAATATCCAAATGCACCTATCTTTCATTATTCCAATTATGAAGTAGAAACTGTTAAACGTTTAAGCTATATTTATAAAACTCCTCATAGTGATTTACAGTCTCTTCTAAATCGCTTATTTGACTTACATAAATTGGTGATTAATTCTCTTTTTCTCCCCGTAGAAAGCTACTCTTTAAAATCTGTTGCCAATTGGTTAGGTTTTCAATGGCGTGATCCAAAAACAGGAAAAATAGGTTCTAATTATCTTAACATCGGTGGGGATCAATGTGTTTTTTGGTATGATCAATGGTTAAAAACTCTCGATCGAACTTGGCTAAATTATATTTTAATTTATAATGAGGATGACTGTTTAGGTACTTATCAACTTAAAAAATGGTTATCAAAAATTATTAATAATTAA
- a CDS encoding glycosyltransferase family 1 protein — MFKILVDCSSIRDCPSGVGFYTYNLIKGLKALENETNYSFNIYRQPSVSHWLINNNHLPDTLKDISDLQFLPFPVTVSNFLGKSAGLFVPQHDRFWQDVDIIHGTDHYVYPFTYGKKVMTIHDLTFLKYPFYSSKIVKSYTDRIKKCLQWTDLIITFAQSTKQDIIDYFGVKKDKIAITSEASRYDSNYLEDKNIEIIKNKINYDFTQPYILFVSTIEPRKNIINLVKAFNLVKKKYCINHHLILIGQKGWNYETIFAEIENSEFHNDIHHLGYLSDEEVAVCYHLTDVFVYPSFYEGFGLPVLEAMTLGAPVITSNTSSLPEVAQEAAIYINPDDYTSIADSIYQIISQPDLREELIIKGKKRSQLYSWNRVAQETIEAYQLIL; from the coding sequence ATGTTTAAGATATTAGTGGATTGTAGTTCAATTCGAGATTGTCCTAGTGGAGTGGGATTTTACACTTATAATTTGATTAAGGGATTAAAAGCCTTAGAAAATGAGACTAACTACTCTTTCAATATCTATCGACAACCTTCTGTTTCTCATTGGTTGATAAATAATAATCATCTTCCTGATACCTTGAAAGATATTTCTGATTTGCAATTTTTACCTTTTCCCGTCACCGTTAGTAACTTTTTAGGTAAATCCGCAGGGTTATTTGTACCTCAGCACGATCGATTTTGGCAAGATGTGGATATAATTCATGGTACAGATCATTACGTTTACCCTTTTACTTATGGTAAAAAAGTCATGACAATTCATGATTTAACTTTCCTTAAATATCCTTTTTATAGTAGCAAAATAGTTAAAAGTTATACTGATAGAATTAAAAAATGTTTGCAGTGGACTGATTTAATAATTACTTTTGCTCAAAGTACAAAACAAGATATTATTGACTATTTTGGGGTAAAAAAAGATAAAATAGCGATTACTTCCGAAGCAAGTAGATATGATTCTAATTATTTAGAAGATAAAAATATTGAGATTATTAAAAATAAAATAAATTATGATTTCACTCAACCCTATATTTTATTTGTTAGTACGATCGAGCCAAGAAAAAATATAATAAATTTAGTTAAAGCCTTTAATTTAGTCAAAAAAAAATACTGTATCAATCATCATTTAATTTTAATTGGACAAAAAGGATGGAATTATGAGACAATCTTTGCAGAAATTGAAAACTCAGAGTTTCATAATGACATTCATCACCTAGGCTATTTATCCGACGAAGAAGTTGCCGTTTGTTATCATTTAACGGATGTGTTTGTGTATCCATCTTTTTACGAAGGTTTTGGCTTACCAGTTTTAGAAGCCATGACATTGGGTGCGCCAGTCATCACCTCCAACACCTCATCTTTACCCGAAGTTGCACAAGAAGCCGCCATATATATTAATCCTGATGATTATACCTCGATCGCTGACAGTATTTATCAAATCATTAGCCAACCAGACTTACGGGAAGAATTAATTATCAAAGGCAAAAAACGCTCTCAATTATACTCGTGGAATAGAGTCGCACAAGAAACGATCGAAGCCTATCAATTAATTTTATAG
- the ilvC gene encoding ketol-acid reductoisomerase — translation MAQMYYDNDANLDLFANKTVAIIGYGSQGHAHALNLKESGINVIVGLYEGSKSQPKAESAGLKVHTVAEAASLADWVMILLPDEVQRTIYEKEIAPYLTKGKVLSFAHGFNIHFGQIVPPEDVDVVMVAPKGPGHLVRRTYEQGQGVPALFAVYQDATGNARNLAMAYAKGIGGTRAGILETSFREETETDLFGEQAVLCGGLSELIKAGFDTLVSAGYQPELAYFECLHEVKLIVDLIVEGGLAKMRNSISNTAEYGDYTRGPRVITDETRAEMKKILTEIQSGQFAREFVLENQAGKPGFTAMRRREAEQTIEEVGKDLRAMFSWMKK, via the coding sequence ATGGCTCAAATGTACTATGATAATGATGCCAATTTAGATTTATTTGCTAATAAAACTGTAGCAATTATTGGTTATGGATCTCAAGGTCACGCCCATGCTTTAAACTTAAAAGAAAGTGGCATTAACGTCATTGTAGGACTTTATGAAGGTAGCAAGTCTCAACCCAAAGCGGAATCGGCTGGTTTAAAAGTTCATACCGTTGCAGAAGCAGCCTCTCTCGCTGACTGGGTTATGATATTATTACCAGATGAAGTTCAACGCACTATTTATGAAAAAGAGATCGCACCCTATCTAACTAAAGGTAAAGTATTATCTTTTGCTCATGGTTTTAATATCCATTTTGGTCAAATTGTACCTCCTGAAGACGTTGACGTGGTAATGGTTGCACCAAAAGGCCCCGGACATCTTGTGAGACGTACATATGAACAAGGGCAAGGTGTACCTGCTTTATTCGCCGTTTATCAAGATGCCACAGGAAATGCTCGTAATTTAGCTATGGCTTATGCTAAGGGAATTGGTGGCACTCGTGCTGGTATTCTTGAAACTAGCTTTAGAGAAGAAACTGAAACTGATTTATTTGGCGAACAAGCTGTATTATGTGGTGGTTTATCAGAATTAATCAAAGCGGGTTTTGATACCCTCGTTTCTGCTGGTTATCAACCTGAATTAGCTTACTTTGAGTGTTTACATGAAGTTAAATTAATTGTTGATTTAATCGTAGAAGGCGGTTTGGCGAAGATGCGTAATAGTATTTCTAATACCGCAGAATATGGTGATTATACCAGAGGGCCTAGAGTTATCACCGATGAAACTCGTGCAGAAATGAAAAAAATTCTCACAGAAATTCAATCTGGACAATTTGCAAGAGAGTTTGTTTTAGAAAACCAAGCAGGAAAACCTGGATTTACTGCTATGCGTCGTCGTGAAGCTGAACAAACTATCGAAGAAGTCGGTAAAGATTTACGCGCTATGTTTAGTTGGATGAAAAAGTAG
- the yidD gene encoding membrane protein insertion efficiency factor YidD has translation MKKLLIFLIIGYRRFISPLFLPNCRFVPTCSSYALTAIERYGTFKGSCLSVRRICRCHPFHPGGYDPVPSLSDKLPIDN, from the coding sequence CTGAAAAAATTATTAATTTTTCTTATAATTGGTTATCGTCGCTTCATCTCTCCTCTATTTCTTCCTAATTGTCGATTTGTGCCGACTTGCTCTAGTTATGCTTTAACAGCGATCGAGCGTTATGGTACATTTAAGGGTAGTTGTTTAAGTGTCCGTAGAATTTGTCGTTGTCATCCTTTTCATCCGGGCGGTTATGATCCTGTACCCTCTTTGTCAGATAAGTTACCAATTGATAATTGA
- a CDS encoding DUF1997 domain-containing protein has protein sequence MFSNSEIYFQAEEIVNLEVQQQTIPIQHYLKQPFRLVKTIANERLMKVLGFDRYQLQMKPLNFLEIYHFQPTVILKVWTGASGNVYLKSESCEIKGIEYINRRFSLDLKGKLTPVEIEGKIYLQGKANLTVKVDLPPPLWLTPKTLLQSTGNSLLKGVLMRIKHQLMSQLLQDYYNFAQGEKEKISPNQNILGVFSGN, from the coding sequence ATGTTTAGTAATAGCGAAATTTATTTTCAGGCAGAAGAAATTGTTAACTTGGAAGTACAACAGCAAACTATTCCCATTCAACATTATCTCAAGCAACCTTTTCGATTAGTAAAGACCATCGCTAATGAAAGATTAATGAAAGTTTTAGGTTTCGATCGTTATCAACTACAGATGAAACCGCTTAATTTTCTGGAAATTTATCATTTTCAACCGACAGTTATTCTCAAAGTTTGGACTGGTGCATCAGGTAATGTATATTTAAAATCTGAATCTTGCGAAATCAAAGGTATTGAATATATTAATCGTCGATTTTCTCTGGATCTTAAAGGAAAATTGACTCCTGTAGAAATAGAAGGAAAAATTTATTTACAAGGGAAAGCTAATTTAACAGTTAAAGTTGATTTACCACCACCATTATGGTTAACTCCAAAGACTCTTTTACAAAGTACTGGCAACAGTTTACTCAAAGGGGTATTAATGCGCATCAAACATCAATTAATGTCCCAATTATTGCAGGATTATTATAACTTTGCTCAAGGAGAAAAAGAAAAAATATCTCCTAATCAGAATATTTTAGGAGTTTTTAGTGGGAACTAA
- a CDS encoding amino acid ABC transporter ATP-binding protein produces the protein MSSLDPVIISKNLHKSFGNLEVLKGVDVKLYKGDVVSIIGPSGCGKTTFIRCLNRLETVTSGMLEVMGVDMSAHKITENSLRQLRSKVSMVFQHFNLFPHLTVLQNLMLAPQKVLKKSTIEAKEKALHYLEKVGLSAKTNFYPEQLSGGQKQRVAIARSLCMEPEIILFDEPTSALDPELVGEVLSTMRQLAEEGMTMIVVTHEMQFAREVSNLVLFFNEGIIEEMGKPNDVFSSPKSDRLKTFLKRTNSPT, from the coding sequence ATGTCTTCACTTGATCCTGTAATTATTAGTAAAAATTTACATAAAAGTTTTGGAAATTTAGAAGTATTAAAAGGAGTAGATGTAAAATTATATAAGGGGGATGTGGTCTCGATAATTGGCCCTTCGGGTTGTGGTAAAACTACTTTTATTCGTTGTTTAAATCGCCTTGAAACCGTTACTTCAGGTATGTTAGAAGTAATGGGAGTAGATATGTCTGCTCATAAAATAACTGAAAATTCTTTACGCCAATTAAGAAGTAAAGTAAGTATGGTTTTTCAACATTTTAATTTATTTCCCCATCTAACCGTTTTACAAAATTTGATGTTAGCACCTCAAAAAGTTTTAAAAAAATCCACTATTGAAGCAAAAGAAAAAGCCTTACATTATTTAGAAAAAGTAGGATTATCGGCTAAAACCAATTTTTACCCTGAACAACTTTCTGGTGGACAAAAACAAAGAGTTGCGATCGCTCGTAGTTTATGTATGGAACCTGAAATTATTTTGTTTGATGAACCTACCAGTGCCTTAGATCCTGAATTAGTGGGAGAAGTACTTTCTACCATGAGACAATTAGCAGAAGAAGGCATGACGATGATTGTTGTTACTCATGAAATGCAGTTTGCCAGAGAAGTTTCTAATTTAGTTTTATTTTTTAATGAGGGAATTATTGAGGAAATGGGTAAACCTAATGATGTATTTTCCAGTCCAAAAAGCGATCGATTAAAAACATTTTTAAAACGGACTAATTCCCCGACTTAG
- a CDS encoding ABC transporter permease subunit (The N-terminal region of this protein, as described by TIGR01726, is a three transmembrane segment that identifies a subfamily of ABC transporter permease subunits, which specificities that include histidine, arginine, glutamine, glutamate, L-cystine (sic), the opines (in Agrobacterium) octopine and nopaline, etc.) encodes MTFNPFIVPSAKSQLISFKVGTEPTFPPFEMPSEDGSGLQGFDIDLMKAIGNEVGLEMVFESLPFDGLIPALQSNTIDAAVSGITITAERGQSVGFSSPYFKAGLAIAVQENNTKIDNFEDLTGRKIAVQIGTTGAMEAEKIPNAQIVAFDSAVLALQELVNGKVEAVVNDAPVTLFAIKNAGLRGVKVVGELVTEEFYGIALPINSEKTMLLNYGLFQILRNGTYKQIYQKWFAGEPFILPLIAPSLIGTTSSDFTTNPLSGSGSQSVLTLLIQRLPQGAVVTITLTALSIFFGLMGGSFIAFGLISDHKILKNILRIYVEFFRGTPMLVQLFIIYFGLPAFFQGIGLQWSLQRLPAAVIALSLNVAAYLAEIIRGGIQSIDKGQWEACEALGMNRLQTLKEVIMPQAFRRILPPLGNEFITLIKDTSLVAVIGFAELFRQGQLIVATTFQAFQVYIAVALVYLVLTTLSSFGFKWLEQKMDPVGQKKEKGLLRNA; translated from the coding sequence ATGACCTTTAACCCTTTTATCGTACCTTCAGCAAAAAGTCAGTTAATTTCTTTCAAAGTAGGCACAGAACCAACTTTTCCACCCTTTGAGATGCCTTCTGAAGATGGCAGTGGTTTACAAGGTTTTGATATTGATTTAATGAAAGCTATTGGTAATGAAGTCGGTTTGGAGATGGTGTTTGAATCCTTACCTTTTGATGGTCTTATCCCTGCATTACAATCAAATACGATCGATGCAGCCGTTAGCGGTATTACGATCACTGCTGAAAGAGGACAATCCGTAGGTTTTTCTAGTCCTTATTTTAAAGCAGGTTTAGCCATTGCAGTACAAGAAAATAATACAAAGATTGACAATTTTGAAGATTTAACAGGAAGAAAAATTGCCGTACAAATAGGTACAACTGGGGCGATGGAAGCAGAAAAAATCCCGAATGCTCAAATAGTTGCTTTTGATTCCGCAGTATTAGCTTTACAAGAATTGGTTAACGGAAAAGTTGAAGCAGTAGTAAATGATGCACCAGTAACATTATTTGCTATCAAAAATGCAGGATTAAGAGGAGTCAAAGTTGTCGGGGAATTAGTCACGGAAGAGTTTTATGGCATAGCTTTACCCATTAACTCCGAGAAGACTATGTTACTCAATTATGGCTTATTTCAAATTTTACGCAACGGCACTTATAAACAAATTTATCAAAAATGGTTTGCAGGTGAGCCTTTCATATTACCTTTGATTGCTCCTTCTTTAATAGGCACTACGTCTTCAGACTTTACTACAAATCCCCTGAGTGGTAGTGGTAGTCAATCAGTTTTAACTTTACTTATTCAAAGATTACCTCAAGGGGCTGTTGTCACAATTACTTTAACGGCTTTGTCGATCTTTTTTGGTTTAATGGGAGGCTCATTTATCGCTTTTGGCTTAATTTCTGATCACAAAATTCTCAAAAATATTTTACGCATCTATGTAGAATTTTTTCGAGGTACGCCAATGTTAGTACAACTATTTATTATTTATTTTGGTTTACCAGCTTTTTTTCAAGGCATCGGATTACAATGGAGTTTACAACGACTTCCTGCGGCGGTTATTGCCCTGAGTTTAAATGTTGCCGCCTATCTTGCAGAAATCATCAGGGGGGGTATTCAATCGATCGATAAAGGACAATGGGAAGCCTGTGAAGCATTGGGAATGAATAGATTACAAACCTTAAAAGAAGTAATTATGCCCCAAGCATTTCGCAGAATTTTACCACCATTAGGCAATGAATTTATAACCCTTATCAAAGACACCAGTTTAGTTGCCGTAATCGGTTTTGCAGAATTATTCCGCCAAGGACAATTAATTGTAGCCACTACATTCCAAGCCTTTCAAGTTTATATTGCTGTGGCGTTAGTTTATCTTGTTTTAACTACTTTATCCTCTTTTGGATTTAAGTGGTTAGAGCAAAAAATGGATCCTGTAGGACAAAAGAAAGAAAAAGGATTATTAAGAAATGCTTAG
- a CDS encoding NifU family protein: MSLALTNENVEQVLDELRPYLMADGGNVELVEIDGPTVKLRLQGACGSCPSSTMTLRMGIERRLREYIPEIAEVEQVI, translated from the coding sequence ATGTCTTTAGCATTGACTAACGAAAACGTAGAACAAGTATTAGATGAATTACGTCCTTATCTTATGGCTGATGGTGGCAACGTGGAATTAGTCGAAATTGATGGGCCTACAGTCAAATTAAGATTACAAGGTGCTTGTGGTTCTTGTCCTAGTTCTACTATGACCTTAAGAATGGGTATTGAACGAAGATTAAGAGAATATATTCCCGAAATCGCTGAAGTTGAGCAAGTTATTTAA
- a CDS encoding RNA methyltransferase has protein sequence MFQVKIILVEPAGERNIGSIARVMRNMGLSQLTIVNPRCDHLSEDAKIMAVHGIEVLEKANIVHSLPQALQGCQRAIATTARERDVPTLLETPRQAIPWLKGANITSALIFGPEDRGLSNQELSYAQRFVCIPANPEYPSLNLAQAVGICAYELYQLSQESPIQQDSSLEDLANIDELEGYYQHLESVLLQVNYLYSHTAPKKMEKLRRIINRTNLTRQELATIRGILRQIEWSIDHK, from the coding sequence ATGTTTCAGGTCAAAATAATTTTAGTAGAACCGGCAGGAGAAAGAAATATTGGCTCGATCGCAAGAGTTATGCGTAATATGGGATTAAGTCAGTTAACGATCGTCAACCCCCGTTGTGATCATTTATCGGAAGATGCCAAAATTATGGCAGTTCATGGGATCGAAGTATTAGAAAAAGCAAACATTGTTCATTCTTTACCTCAAGCCTTACAAGGATGCCAAAGAGCCATCGCCACTACCGCTAGAGAAAGAGACGTACCGACATTATTAGAAACTCCTAGACAAGCAATTCCTTGGTTAAAAGGAGCAAATATCACTTCTGCTTTAATTTTTGGTCCTGAAGACAGAGGTTTAAGCAATCAAGAATTGAGTTATGCTCAACGTTTTGTGTGTATTCCGGCTAATCCTGAATATCCTTCTCTTAATTTAGCTCAAGCTGTTGGTATCTGTGCTTACGAACTTTATCAACTGTCTCAAGAATCACCTATTCAACAAGATTCTTCCCTAGAAGATTTAGCAAATATAGATGAATTGGAAGGATATTATCAACATTTGGAATCGGTGTTATTGCAAGTCAATTATTTATATTCTCATACAGCACCAAAAAAAATGGAAAAGTTACGACGAATTATCAATCGTACGAATCTTACCCGTCAGGAATTAGCCACAATTAGAGGGATTTTACGACAAATTGAATGGTCGATCGACCATAAGTAG
- a CDS encoding DUF2470 domain-containing protein, producing the protein MTEIITQAISDRICKHMNDDHQDAVKLYAQYYGKIDTLETAKMLSIDPQGMYLIIDNHEENPLRIEFDHTLTDAKDAHTTLVEMMKQAK; encoded by the coding sequence ATGACAGAAATTATTACTCAAGCTATTAGCGATCGAATTTGTAAACATATGAATGATGATCATCAAGATGCAGTAAAATTATATGCTCAATATTATGGCAAAATTGACACCCTCGAAACTGCTAAAATGTTGTCGATCGATCCTCAAGGAATGTACTTAATCATTGATAATCACGAAGAAAATCCCCTCAGAATTGAATTTGATCATACTTTAACTGATGCTAAAGACGCTCATACAACTCTAGTAGAAATGATGAAACAAGCAAAATAA
- a CDS encoding N-acetylmuramoyl-L-alanine amidase, protein MIPPQKFWQGLFLTASFSLIMDYASAQSLTVVYPPVNHETTADSIFIIGSANANGNVYVNDRSIKRSSQGYFAPSIPLQIGKNELVIRYGNEEIKRIVTKKDISQPSKFTPVFPTQNISRLPNELICFQAIAPLNSQVFVSLAGESINLTPDLTMTNLPSNASILTGNNQGQKIISQSWENKKGCASFGNVKTTVTPTFVMNHQGITVTEISQGNVTILNPQELSVIEIISEQGVTRSGASTNHSRLTPLPQGTRALVTGKEGDWLRLDYGAWIKAEETRVLPTNVPPTSIIRSVSSRQLDNRTEVIFPLQNPVPISIRQGDNTFTLTLHNTTAETDTIRFDDDSLIKRLDWYQTSPSQVDYIFNFKSDRQWGYDVRYQGSNLILTFNHAPSNIQSTTILLDPGHGGEEKGSLGATGYPEKDVNLAVSLLLAEELRKRGMTVYLTRETDTFVSLVDRQKMINQLKPTLAFSIHYNALPDGGNAEKTQGVSTFWYHPQAHDIAVFMHNYLVKTLNRPSYGVYWNNLALTRPYTSPSILLELGFMINPDEFEWITNPQDQKQLAQIIANGITEWIKKDNEQ, encoded by the coding sequence ATGATACCACCGCAAAAGTTTTGGCAAGGTTTATTTTTAACTGCTTCTTTTAGTTTAATAATGGATTATGCTTCGGCACAATCTTTGACGGTTGTTTATCCTCCTGTTAATCATGAAACCACCGCAGATTCTATTTTTATTATCGGTTCGGCTAATGCTAATGGTAATGTATATGTTAACGATCGATCAATTAAACGATCGTCTCAAGGTTATTTTGCACCAAGTATTCCCCTACAAATAGGCAAAAATGAGTTAGTTATTCGCTACGGTAACGAAGAAATTAAAAGAATTGTAACGAAAAAAGATATTTCTCAACCATCTAAATTTACTCCTGTTTTCCCTACACAAAATATTAGTAGATTACCAAATGAATTAATTTGTTTTCAAGCGATCGCACCTTTAAATAGTCAAGTATTTGTCAGTCTAGCAGGAGAAAGCATTAATCTCACTCCCGATTTAACGATGACGAATTTACCCTCTAATGCCTCTATCCTCACGGGGAATAACCAAGGACAAAAAATCATCTCTCAGTCGTGGGAAAATAAAAAAGGATGTGCTAGTTTTGGCAATGTTAAAACGACTGTTACTCCTACCTTTGTCATGAATCATCAGGGAATCACAGTAACAGAAATAAGTCAAGGAAATGTAACAATTCTTAATCCTCAAGAGTTGAGCGTCATTGAAATTATCTCAGAACAAGGTGTAACTCGATCGGGTGCAAGTACCAATCATTCAAGGTTAACTCCTTTACCGCAAGGTACAAGGGCATTAGTTACGGGAAAAGAAGGAGACTGGTTACGTTTAGATTATGGCGCATGGATAAAAGCAGAAGAAACAAGAGTTTTACCAACAAATGTACCTCCAACTTCCATTATTCGCAGTGTGTCTTCCCGTCAATTAGACAATCGCACAGAGGTTATTTTTCCCTTACAAAATCCTGTACCTATTTCCATTCGTCAAGGAGATAATACTTTTACTCTCACTTTACACAATACCACTGCGGAAACCGATACTATTCGTTTCGATGATGACTCTTTAATAAAGCGTTTAGATTGGTATCAAACTTCCCCCTCTCAGGTTGACTATATTTTTAACTTTAAATCCGATCGACAATGGGGTTATGATGTTCGTTATCAGGGTAGTAATTTGATTCTTACTTTTAATCATGCACCTTCTAACATTCAAAGTACAACTATTTTATTAGATCCGGGTCATGGTGGAGAAGAAAAAGGATCACTAGGGGCAACTGGTTATCCGGAAAAAGATGTTAATTTAGCGGTATCTCTCTTATTAGCAGAAGAATTGAGAAAAAGAGGTATGACAGTTTATTTAACGAGAGAAACTGATACTTTTGTATCCTTAGTCGATCGACAAAAAATGATCAATCAATTAAAACCAACTCTCGCCTTTTCTATTCACTATAATGCTTTACCTGATGGGGGCAACGCCGAAAAAACTCAAGGAGTTAGTACATTTTGGTATCATCCCCAAGCCCATGATATAGCGGTATTTATGCACAATTATCTGGTTAAAACCTTAAATAGACCTAGCTATGGGGTATATTGGAATAATCTAGCCCTCACTCGTCCTTATACATCTCCTAGCATATTATTAGAGTTAGGTTTTATGATTAATCCTGATGAATTTGAATGGATTACTAATCCTCAAGATCAAAAGCAATTAGCACAAATAATAGCCAATGGTATTACAGAATGGATAAAGAAGGACAATGAACAATGA